A window of the Equus asinus isolate D_3611 breed Donkey chromosome 20, EquAss-T2T_v2, whole genome shotgun sequence genome harbors these coding sequences:
- the LOC106836007 gene encoding olfactory receptor 8B12-like, producing the protein MADENSSVTEFILAGLTDQPGLQIPLFFLFLGFYLVTVVGNLGLIILIGLNSHLHTPMYFFLFNLSLIDFCYSTTIIPQMLKSFVSNQNVILHAGCITQFFFFCFFVISESFLLSAMAYDRYVAICKPLVYMVTMSPQVCLLLLLGTYVMGFSGALAHTGNLASLTFCADNLVNHFMCDILPLLELSCNSTYVNELVVFIVVSIGTGMPIVTIFISYALILSSILHIHSTEGRSKAFSTCGSHVIVVSVFYGSAAFMYLKPPSILPLDQGKVSSLFYTIVVPMLNPLIYSLRNKDVKVALRKTLRRKIFSRERSSI; encoded by the coding sequence ATGGCAGACGAGAACTCTTCAGTGACAGAGTTCATACTTGCAGGCTTAACAGACCAGCCAGGGCTCCAGAtacctctcttcttcctgtttctaggtttctatctggTCACCGTGGTGGGGAACCTGGGCCTGATAATACTAATTGGGTTGAACTCTCACctgcacacccccatgtactttttcctcttcaATCTCTCCTTAATAGATTTCTGTTACTCCACCACCATCATCCCCCAAATGCTGAAGAGTTTTGTTTCAAATCAGAACGTTATCTTGCATGCAGGGTGTATAActcaattctttttcttctgcttctttgtcATCTCTGAGTCCTTCCTCCTGTCAGCGATGGCATATGACCGCTATGTTGCCATCTGTAAACCACTGGTGTACATGGTCACCATGTCTCCTCAGGTCTGTTTACTCCTCTTGTTGGGCACATATGTGATGGGGTTTTCAGGGGCCTTGGCCCATACGGGAAACCTAGCAAGTCTGACCTTCTGTGCTGACAACCTTGTCAATCATTTCATGTGTGACATTCTTCCTCTCCTTGAACTCTCCTGCAACAGCACTTATGTCAATGAGCTGGTGGTCTTCATAGTTGTTTCCATTGGCACTGGAATGCCCATTGTCACCATCTTCATCTCTTATGCTCTAATCCTCTCCAGCATTCTCCACATTCATTCCACTGAGGGCAGGTCCAAAGCTTTCAGTACATGTGGCTCCCACGTAATTGTGGTCTCTGTTTTCTATGGTTCTGCAGCTTTCATGTATCTCAAACCACCTTCTATTTTGCCCCTTGACCAAGGGAAAGTGTCCTCCCTGTTCTATACCATTGTGGTGCCCATGTTAAACCCATTGATCTATAGTTTGAGGAACAAGGACGTCAAAGTTGCCCTGAGGaaaactttgagaagaaaaatattttctcgaGAAAGGAGTAGTATTTGA